The genome window TAGACGGATCCGTTCGGGAACCGGGCGACGCCCTGTCCCACGACCTCTCCATCGGACCATTCGCCGGAATATTCGTATCCGTTGGGAAGGGTGTAGGTGCCGGTGCCGTGCTGGCGACCGTTCACGAACGTGCCCTCGTAGACGCCGCCATCCTCGTATTGCTTGGTCTCCACGCGGCCATCCGACTGGGCGAGAATTACCCCCGGCAGGGCGAGCGAGACGAGACCGGCGAGGAGGAGGGGGGTCGGGCGCATGAAGATCTCCTGTCGTGCGGGAGCGTCGCGTCCGGTGCGCGCGGTCCCGCCGTTTCGGATGAGGGGAAAATCTAGCGGTCCGCCAATGTCCCCGCAACGCCTTTCGGGCCTTCGCATCGGTGCGCTTCGGACAAAGAAAAACCGCCAGACCCGTAGGATCTGGCGGTCGGATGACGCGTCACGCCGTGGCGTGGATCACTCGCGCTGGCCCATGAAGCTCAGCAGGAACATAAAGAGGTTGATGAAGTCGAGATAGAGACGCAGCGCGCCCATGATGCCCGACTTCTCCAGCCATTCGCGATCGGCGGTACGCGCGTGCTGGATGTACTCGTTCTTGATCTGCTGCGTGTCGTAGGCGGTGAGCGCGGCGAAGAGCAGGACGCCGATCGCCGAGATCGCGAACATGACGGCCGGGGAGGCCAAGAAGATGTTCACGATCGACGCCACGACAAGGCCGATCACGCCCATGATGAGGAAGCTGCCCCACCCGGAGATGTCCTTCTTGGTCGTGTAGCCCCAGAGCGACAGGCCTGCGAAGGCGATCGCCGTCACGAGGAAGGTCTGGACGATCGAGAACCCGGTATAGACGAGGAAGATCGAGCTCAGCGAAAGGCCCATCAGGGCGGCGAACGTGTAGAAGAAGAGCTGCGCGCCAGCCGCGGAGATGCGGTTGATCATCGCCGAGAAGGCAAAGACCATGATGAGCGGAGCGAACATGATCAGCCACTTCAGGGGCGATCCGTAGATCGCCTGCCCGAGCTGCGTGGCGTTGCCGGCATCGTCGACGGCGAGCCCGGAAATGGCCCAGGCTGCGAGCGCGGTGATCACCATGCCACTGGCCATCAGGCCGTAGACCTTGTTCATGTGGGCGCGCAAGCCCTCGTCGATCGTACCCGACCTTACACCAGCGCCGGTGCGGATCGTCTGTTGTTCAGCCATCAAATGCCTCCAAACGGTCATTGCATCGGCCGGGAACACGGCCGTTCTGGGGCATAATATTTGCGGTCATCCACCGCAGTTCAAGGACTTTCGGACCTGCTGACGCGATTGTTGGTTGGGACGGTGCCAATGCGCGGGCGCATCCCACGGGACGCGCGCGGCCTCTGCCGCTGCCTCGGGGCGCGCAAGGCCGACATCGTCGAGAAGATGGTCGTCGAGCCGCGCGAGGTCGTGGCGCTGTCGAGCGAGTGCACGCATCTCTTCAAACCGGCGGAGCAGGGACGGTCCGATGCGGTGAAGGTGCAGGAGGCGCAACAGATGCGACGACATCTTTCAATTCCTTTTACGATGGATGGGCGGCAAACAATCACGCTTGCGAATATCTCCCAGCTCTCATAATTTCGAAAACGAATATTTCTGACGTTTGGCATAAGGATCGGTGATATGGCGCGAAATCTCGACCTGACCGCGCTCCGTTCCCTCGTGACGGTGGCCGAGGTGGGTGGCGTCACGCGGGCGGCGGGTCATCTGAACCTGACGCAATCGGCCGTCTCGATGCAGCTCAAGCGTCTGGAAGAGACACTGGGCCTGTCGCTGATCGATCGGTCCGCGCGCAGCGTGCAGCTTACCCCAACGGGCGAACAGCTTCTCTCCTATGCGCGGCGGATGCTGGTCCTGAACGACGAGGCCATCGCCCGCCTGACCGATGACGGCTACGAGGGCGAGATCGTACTCGGCGCGCCCCATGACATCCTTTATCCAGCGATCCCGCCCGTGCTTGCGGGGTTCGCTCAACTCTATCCCCGGCTGAGGGTCAGGCTCCTGTCGCTGCCGACGCGGACACTCAAGCAGATGTTCGCCAACGGCGAATGCGACGCGATCCTGACCACCGAGGACGCGCTGGGCGAGGGGGGCGAAACTCTGCTGACGCTTCCGCTCGTCTGGGCGGGGGCGATCGGCGGGGTCGCGCACCGGCTGAGGCCGCTGCCGTTCGCCTTCTGCCGCAACTGCATCTTCAGCCCGGTCGCGCGCAGCGTGCTCGACGCGGCGGGGATCGAATGGGTCTCGATGGTCGATTCGGCCTCGGACCGCGCGTCGGAGGTATCGGTGATGGCCGATCTCGCGGTCTACGTCATTCTCGACCAGACCCTGCCTGCGGGCGTCTCGCGCGTTCCGGCCGGGGCAGGGTTGCCATCCCTTCCTGACCAGAACATCAATCTCTACCGCTCGGGTGCGCTTCGGCCCGAAGTGTCGGACGCACTGGCGGGGCTCCTGCGCGACAGCTATGCGCGGCTCGGCGCGCCGGTGCGCATGGCCGCGGAATAGCTGTCAGCCCATCGTGATGACGATCTTGCCCGTCGATCCGCGCCCCGCCATGAGGTCGAGCCCCTCGGCCACCCGGTCGAGCGGCAGCCGGTGGCCGATATGCGGGTGCAGACGCCCCTCCGCATACCAGGCCAGCAGCGCGTCGAGCGATGCCGCAACCTGCGCGGGCGCGAAGGCCATGTATCCGCCCCAGTAGACGCCCAGCACGCTCACGTTCTTGACGAGCAGGTGATTGGCGGCAAGGTTCGGAACATCGCCGCTGGCAAAGCCTACGAGGACCACCCGCGCTTCGGGTCTCAGCGCGCGCATCGCGGTCTCGGAGGCGCTTCCGCCGACCGGATCCAAGAGAACGTCCGCCCCGCCGAGCGCCTTGAGTGCGCCGCGCAGATCCGGGTCGCGCCCGTCGATCAGGTGATCGGCACCGGCAGCCTTCGCAACGGCGAGCCTGTCCGATCCACGGGCCACGGCCACGACCTCCGCCCCCATCAGCTTGCCGATCTCGACCGCGGCGAGGCCGACGCCGCCCGCGGCACCCAGCACGACGAGCCGCTCGCCCGCCGCGAGACGCGCCCGGTGCGACAGGGCCAGATGGGCGGTGCCGTGGGCGATCTGGATCGCGGCGGCATCCTCGAACGGCATCGTTTCGGGCAGGATCCGCGCCCGGGCCGCGTCGAACACGCCCCATTCGGCCAATCCGCCATGCCCGGCAAAGACCGCCACGCGTGCGCCCTGTGCCAGATCCCCCACACCGGATCCGACCGCGTCGATCGTCCCGGCGACCTCCATCCCGGGCGAGAAGGGCAGGGGTGGCGTATCCTGATACGTCCCCTTCAGCATCAGCAGATCCGCGAAATTAAGCGCGCAGGCCGCGATCCGAACGCGCACCTGACTCGGCCCGGGTTCGGGTCTGGGAACGTCCTCGACCGACGGCATCTGCGAGAAATCGGTGATTCTGAATGCTCTCATCATTGCCACTCTCCTTAAGGTTACGAGATGGTTAACGACTCGGCGAAAAAAAGATGCATAATATCAGCCAGATGATACGGCGATGCCCAAAACCTGTCCAATTGGTCAGGTTGCGCGGTGGGTTGTTTCCGCTGCATCACCTTCAACCATAGTGAGATAGGTGGTAGTGAAGATGAAGCATCCAGTAGATGTCCATGTCGGTAAGAGAATTCGTCAACGTCGCTGGATGTTGGGCATGACGCAGCAGCAGCTTGCGGAACGTGTCGGCATCAAGTTCCAGCAGATCCAGAAATACGAGACCGGGATGAACCGTGTCAGCGCCTCCCGCCTCTGGGATATCGCCGACGCGCTCGAGGTTTCGGTCGCATTCTTCTTCGAGGGTCTGTCCGAGGACGACGCCGATGCCGAGCAAGGTGGACGGGACCGCAACACCGACATTCTCTCCGACAAGGAAGCGCTCGAGCTCGTTCGGTCCTATTACGCGATCCCAGAGAACCAGCGTCGCCGCCTCTTCGAGCTTGCGCGCGTTCTGAGCGACGTCGCCTGAAAGCCTTGACCGGGCGGGGCGCAGGAGGATAGCCGGTCGGGCGACGTTTCGAACGGAGCCCACATGCCGATGCATTCCGCCGCCCTCCTCGACGATCTCCGCGAGACGGCGCTCGCGCTCGCGGATGCGGCGCGGCCCGAGACGCTGAGATATTTCCGTCAGCCTGCGCTTGCGGCCGAGAACAAGGCCGCCGGCGGTTTCGATCCGGTTACAGAAGGTGACCGTGCAGCCGAGCGCGCGATGCGCGAGGTCCTCGCGCGGCGGCGGCCCGACGACGGCATCATGGGCGAGGAATACGGCAATGTGCACGGCCGGAGCGGCCTGACCTGGGTGCTCGACCCGATCGACGGAACCCGGGCCTACATCTCCGGGACGCCGAGCTGGGGGGTCCTCGTCGCGGTTCGCGATGACGACGGTCCGATCATGGGTCTCGTCGACCAGCCCTATACGGGCGAGCGGTTCTTCGGCGGGCCGGGAGAGGCCTGGCTCGACAGCCCCGCGGGCCGGAGCATTCTCGCCACGCGCGGGACCGAGACGCTCGACCGCGCGATCCTCTTCACCACCTTCCCCGAGATCGGCACCGAGACGGAGCGCCACGCCTTCGAGGCCGTGCGCGACCGCGTGATGCTCACCCGCTACGGTCTCGATTGCTATGCCTACGGGCTTCTGGCACTGGGCCAGATCGACCTCGTGATCGAGGCGGGACTGAACGCCTACGACATCCAGGGGCCGATGGCCGTGGTCCAGGCAGCGGGCGGCGTCGTCACCGATTGGCACGGCGGCCCGGCCCATGACGGCGGCACCGTGCTGGCCGCTGCGAACACGGCGATCCACCGTGCCGCGCTGGAGGTATTGGTCCGATGACGGACCGGCATGTCTTGATTCGCGGGGCCGACCTCGTCCTGACGATGGACGACGACGGGTCCGAGCTTGCCGGTGCGGATCTCCGCCTTCGCGACGGAGTCGTGGCCGAGATCGGGCAGGACCTGACACCCGACGGGGCCGAGGCGCTCGACGCGCGGGGATGCCTCGTGACGCCCGGCCTCGTGAACACGCATCACCATCTCTTCCAGACGATGACGCGCGCGGTGCCCGGCGCGCAGGATGCGGCGCTCTTCGGGTGGCTCCAGACGCTCTATCCGATCTGGTCGCGGATGGGCCCCGAGCATATGCGCGTCTCGGCGCTGGCTGGGCTCGCCGAACTGGCGCTTTCGGGCTGCACGACCAGTTCCGACCACCTCTACCTGTTCCCGAACGGCGCGCGGCTCGACGACACGATCGAGGCGGCGACCGAGATCGGTCTGCGCTTCCATCCCACCCGCGGCGCGATGAGCATCGGAGAAAGCGCAGGCGGCCTGCCGCCCGATGCCCTTGTCGAGCGCGAGCAGGACATCCTCGAGGATTGCCTTCGCGTGATCGACGCCCATCACGATCCCGCTCCGGGTGCGATGGTCCGCGTGGGCGTGGCCCCCTGTTCGCCCTTCTCCGTCAGCCGCGAACTGATGCGCGACGCTGCGATCCTCGCGCGCGACAAGGGGGTGCGCCTCCATACCCATCTGGCCGAAAACGACGAGGACGTGGCCTACAGCCTCGAGCGGTTCGGCTGCCGCCCCGGACAATATGCCGAGGATCTGGGTTGGACCGGGCCGGATGTCTGGCACGCGCATTGCGTCAAGCTCGACCCGGACGAGATCGACCTCTTCGCGCGGTCGCTGACGGGCGTCGCGCATTGTCCCTGTTCGAACTGCCGTCTCGCCTCGGGGATCGCGCCGGTCCGCGCGATGCGCGAGGCAGGCGTGCGCGTGGGGCTCGGCGTCGACGGTTCCGCCAGCAGCGATCTCGGCAATCTCGTGGCCGAGGCGCGTCAGGCCATGCTGCTGCAGCGGGTGGCATCGGGCCCTGATGCCATGTCCGCGCGTGCGGCCTTGCGTCTTGCCACGCGTGGCGGCGCGGAGGTCCTGGGGCGTGACGATTGCGGATACCTCGCGCGGGGAATGCGCGCCGACATCGCGATCTGGGACATGCGCGGGGTCGAGGCCGCCGGATCGTGGGATCCGGCCGCGCTGCTGCTTGCCGGGCCGTCGCGGGTGCGCGACCTCTTCGTCGAAGGGCGTCGCATCGTCGATGACGGCCGGATCGCGACGCTCGATCTCGGTGCCGTGCTGGCGCGTCAGCGAAATCTCGCGCGATCTCTCGCCGGTTAAGGACGTCTTCATACCGGATGTGACAGAAGGGCGGTGACGGGCCGCGTTCCGGATCGCGGCCGACTTGCCAAGGATGCCGCCGGATGACGCACCGCATCGCCCTCGTCGTCATGCTTCTCGCGCTTGCGGGATGCGTCGTTGCCCCGGCCCACGTCCAGCTCGATCGTGCCAAGGTGGTGACGAGGGGCGCGATTCCGAAGGGAGGGCTGGATGTGAACGCCTATCGCCGGCAAGCCGGTCTTTCCCCGATCGCGCGATCCTCGCGTCTCGACGCAGCGGCGCGTCGGCATGCCAGCGACATGGCGCGGCGGGGGTTCTTTGCGCATCACGGCAGCGACGGATCGACCCATACGCTCAGGATCCGCGCGCAGGGCTGCGGCGGCGGGGCCGAGAACATCGCCGAAGGCCCCTACGATGCGCGGTCGGTCATGTCCGCCTGGATGGGCTCGGCGGGTCATCGCCGCAACATCCTCCTGCCCGCCGTGACGCATTACGGCCTCGCCAATGTCGGCGACAAATGGGTGATGACGCTGTCGCGCGATTGCCCCTGAAGGGCGGTCCTCCGCACCGGCGCGACGTGTCGCGCGAAGACGGCGCTTGATCCCGAAGGCCTGCCTCGCGATACCTCCGGCGGAAGTCCCCAGTCCGGAGAGCACCGCATGCCCGTCAGCCGTCCCCGCGTTGCCGCGATCGCCTGTATCTGCGCCGCGCTGGGAATCTCGGCGGCCTTGGCCGACGAAGTGACGGTCTTCGCCGCGGCAAGCCTGACCAACGCGATGGAAGAGATCGAGCCCCGGTTCGAGGAGGCGACCGGCCACGATCTCGTCGTTTCGCTTGCCGGATCGTCGGCGCTGGCGCGTCAGATCCTCGCGGGCGCACCGGCTGACGTGTTCATCTCGGCAAATGCGCTCTGGATGGACGAAGTGGAGAAGGCGGGACTGGTGGCGGAAGGAACGCGCACGGACCTCCTCGGCAATTCCATCGTCCTCGTCGCGCATGGCGAGGGGGCATCGAAGGTCGATCTCGGTCCCGGAACGGATCTCGCCGGTCTTCTCGGCGACGGGTATCTCGCCATGGCGCTCGTCGATGCGGTGCCCGCAGGCATCTACGGCCGTGCCGCGCTCGAGGATCTCGGGCTCTGGGACGATGTCGAGACGCGCGTCGCCCAATCCGACAACGTCCGCACGGCGCTGCGTCTCGTCGCGACCGGAGAGGCCCCCTTCGGTATCGTCTATGCCACAGATGCGGCGGCCGAGAACGGCGTGAGCGTCGTGGGCACCTTCCCCGAGGGCACGCATCCGCCGATCCTCTATCCCGTCGCCGGGATCGCCGGTCGCGAAAGCGCGGCCGCGACGGGCTTCCTCGATTTCCTGTCCGGTCCCGAGGCCCGCGCGGCCTTCGAGCGGCAGGGCTTCGTCGTCCTCGGGGAATGACGGCATGACCGACTGGCTCGGCCCCGAGGAATGGCGCGCGGTCGCGCTGTCGCTGAAGGTGGCGTTCTGGGCGACGCTGGGGAGCCTGCCGTTCGGCATCCTCACGGCCTATGCACTGGCGCGGTGGAGCTTTCCGGGCAAGCAGCTGCTGAACGGGCTGGTCCATCTGCCGCTGGTGCTGCCGCCCGTGGTGACGGGCTATCTGCTGCTTCTGACCTTCGGTCGGACCGGATGGCTGGGCGGGTGGCTGGCCGAGATCGGCATCGTCTTTGCCTTCCGCTGGACGGGCGCGGCACTCGCCGCCGCGATCATGGCGTTCCCGCTCATGGTGCGGGCCATCCGCTTGTCGATCGAGGCGGTGGACGCCAAGCTCGAACAGGCGGGCGCGACGCTCGGGGCGTCGCCCGCCTGGGTCTTCGCGACGCTGACGCTGCCTCTCGTCCTGCCGGGGATCGTGGCGGGCGCGATCCTGGCATTCGCCAAGGCCATGGGCGAATTTGGCGCGACGATCACCTTCGTGTCGAACATCCCCGGCGAGACGCGCACCATCCCGACCGCGATCTATGCCTTCCTGCAGGTACCGGGCGGCGAGGGGTCTGCCCTGCGGCTGGTGGTCGTGTCGGTCGTCGTGGCGATGGGCGCACTCTTTCTCTCCGAGCTCGTCGGCCGGCGCATAGCAGACCGGATCGGCGGGCGCTGATGCTCGAGATCCGCCTGCGCCACGCCTTTTCGGACTTCACGCTCGACGTCGATTTCGCATCCGGCCCCGGCGTCACCGTGCTCTTCGGGCGGTCGGGGTCGGGCAAGACGACGATCGCGCAGGCGCTCGCGGGGCTTCTGACACCGGACGAGGGGCGGATCGCCATCGGCGGCGAGACGTTGCTCGATACCGCGAAGGGGATTCGCCTGGCCCCCCATCGCCGCAGGATCGGCTATGTCTTTCAGGAGGCGCGCCTTTTCCCGCACCTGACCGTCTCGCAGAACCTGCGCTTCGGCGCGTGGTTCGCCCCGAAGAACGCACCCCGCGAGGAAATGGGCCGCGTGGTCGAGATGCTCGGGATCGGGCATCTGCTGACCCGGCGGCCGGGCGCGCTGTCGGGCGGCGAGAAGAGCCGAGTCTCCCTCGGGCGGGCGCTCCTCTCGGCACCGCGCGTCATTCTCGCGGACGAGCCGCTCGCCGCCCTCGACGACGCCCGCAAGGCCGAGATCCTGCCCTATTTCGAGCGTCTTCGCGACGAGGCGCGCGTGCCGATCCTCTATGTCAGCCATTCCGCCTCCGAGGTCGCGCGGCTCGCCACGACGGTGGTGGCGCTGCGGGACGGCCGCGTGATCGAACACGGAACGCCGGGCGAGGTCCTGTCCAATCCTGGCGTGCTGCCGAATGGCCCGCGCGAGGTCGGATCCATCGTCAGGGCACGGATCGTCGCCCATCATGACGATGGCCTGACCGAGCTCGACGCCTCGGGCATCGCGCTTTTCCTGCCGCGTGTCGACCACCCGACGGGCACATGGCTGCGCGTCCGCATCGCCGCGCATGACGTCATCCTGTCGCGCCATCGCCTGAGCGGGATCTCGGCGCTCAACGTGTTCGAGGGCCGGGTGGAGGAGATCCGGATCGGCGACGGGCCCGGCGCGCTCGTCGTGCTCGTAACGGCGGCGGGGCGGATCCTCGCCCGGATCACCCAACGCTCTGTGCGGGCGCTGGACCTCGCCCCCGGCATCGTCGCCCATGCCGCGGTCAAGAGCGTCGCGGTCGCCTCGGCCGATATCGGGTTCGACGGGCGGGGCTGACGAACCTTACCGCTTGGCGCTCTGCCAGGCGGCGATGCCCACCGCGACCGAGACGATCAGGATGACGATCGTGGCGAGGGCATTGACCTCGGGGCTGACGCCGAGCCGCACTTTCGAAAAGATGACCATCGGCAGGGTCGAGGCCCCGGGGCCCGACACGAAGCTCGCGATCACGACGTCGTCGAGCGACAGCGTGAAGGCCAGAAGCCATGCCGAGATCAGCGCGGGCGCGAGGCCCGGCAGCGTCACGTCGAGGAAGACCCTGAGCGGCCGCGCCCCGAGATCGGCCGCCGCCTCCTCCTGCGCGCGGTCGAGCGTGCCCATCCGCGCCTGGATCACCACAGTCGCGAAGGCCGCGCCGAACGTGGCATGTGCGATGACGATGGTGGTAAAGCCGCGTCCCGCCGGCCAGCCGACGAGGTTCTCCATCCCCACGAAAAGCAGCAGCAGAGACAGCCCAATGATGACTTCCGGCATGACGAGCGGCGCGGTCGCCATGCCGCCGAGTAGGAACCGCCCACGGAACCGCCCGTGCCGCGTCAGCGCGAAAGAGGCGAGCAGCCCCACGATCGTCGCGATGGTCGCCGCCGCGACCCCCAGCTGAAGCGAGATCCACGCCGCATCGAGGATCTGCGGATCCTCGAGCAGCGCGCCGTACCAGCGGGTCGAGAAGCCGCTCCAGACCGTGACGAGCCGGCTTTCGTTGAAGCTGTAGATCACGAGGCTCAGGATCGGCGCATAGAGGAACAGAAAGCCGAGCGTCGTGATCGCGAGAAGGACGGGAGAGCGTTTCATTCGACCTCGCGCGCCTGCGTCCTGCGCAGGATCGCGATGGGCAGGGCGAGGACGACCACCATGACGATCGCGACCGAAGCGGCGACCGGCCAGTCGCGGTTGAGGAAGAATTCGTTCCAGAGGACAGAGCCGATCATCAGCGTGTCGGGTCCGCCAAGAAGCGCCGGGATCACGTATTCGCCGAGCGCGGGGATGAAGACCAGCATGCATCCCGCGACGATCCCCGGAAGCGAGAGCGGTAGCGTCACGGTGAGAAAGGAGGTGAAGGGCCGCGCGCCCAGATCGGCCGAGGCCTCGAGCAGCGCCGTGTCGAGCCGCGAGAGCGAGGCATAGAGCGGCAAGATCATGAAGGGCAGATAGGTATAGACGATCCCGAGATAGACCGCGAAATCCGTGGGGATCAGGACGAGCGGCGCGTCGATCAGCCCGGTCCAGAGCAGGAAGCCGTTGAGCGTGCCGTTGCCCTTGAGAAGGCCGATCCACGCATAGACGCGCAATAGGAACGACGTCCAGAACGGCAGGATGACGAGCGTCAGCAGAAGGTTTCGCCGCGAAACCGGCGCGCGCGCGATGACGTAGGCCATCGGATAGCCGACGAGCAGCGTGATGAGCGTCGAGATGCCCGCGATTCTGGCCGAGCTGAGATAGGAGAGCAGGTAGAGCGGATCCTCCCACAGGAAGATGTAATTCCCGAGGTTGAGCGTCGCCGTGAGGATGCCGTCGGCCCAGTCGAAAAGCGGCAGATAGGGCGGCTGCGCGATTGCGGGTTCCGAGACCGAGATCTTCACCAGAACGAGCAACGGCACGAGAAAGAAGAGGCCGAGCCAAACCAGCGGAATCGCCGCGACGAGCCGCCTCATGCCGGGACGACCACGTTCGCCGACCCGCTCCAGCCCATTGCGACGGGATCGCCGACCGAAAGCGCATCGGTTTCGCGGCGAAACCTGTTGGCGCGAGTCACGCGGATGCGTTTGCCCGATGGAAGTGCCACGTGAAAGATCGACAGGTTGCCGTTATAGACGATCTCCTCGATCCGGCCCGTGACACCGTTGTCGTGATCGTCGGCCAGCACGCGCGCGATCTCGATCTTTTCCGGGCGGATCGCGACCGCGACGGATTGCCCGAGGGAGCCGGTGATCGCGTGGCTCACGCGGATGTCGCCGCCCATCTCGGGGCAGGCGATGCGGGCATGGGTCGCCGCATCCTCGACGATGGTGCCCTCGAAGATGTTCACGGTTCCGATGAAGCCCGCGACGAAGCGGCTTCGCGGGTATTCGTAGATTTCGTGCGGGGTGCCGACCTGCACGATGCGTCCGTCGCGCATCACGCCAAGGCGGTCGCCGAGGGTCATCGCCTCTTCCTGGTCGTGGGTGACGACGACGAAGGTGATGCCGAGGCTCTCGCGGATGCGCACGAGTTCGAGCTGCGTCTCCTCCCTCAGCTTGCGGTCCAGCGCGCCCAGGGGCTCGTCGAGCAGCAGGAGCTTCGGGCGACGGGCGAGGGCGCGCGCGAGCGCCACCCGCTGACGCTGGCCGCCAGAAAGCTGGTCGGGCTTGCGGTGGCCCAGATGCGAAAGCTGCACGAGGTCCAGCATCTCGGCGACGCGCGCCTTCACCTCGCTGCGCGGCAGCCCCGCGCGGTTGAGGCCGTAGGCCACGTTCCGCTCCACGCTCATATGCGGGAAAAGCGCGTAGGACTGGAACATCATGTTGGTGTCGCGGGCATGGGGTGGCACGTCCGCCATGTCCCGGCCATCGATCTCGATCCTGCCCGCGCTCGGCCGTTCGAACCCCGCGAGCATCCGCAGGAGGGTCGACTTGCCGCTGCCGGATCCGCCCAGAAGGCAGAAGAGTTCGCCGCCGCGGATGTCGAGCGAGACATCCTCGACGGCGCCGACGGTGCCGAAGCGCTTGCTCACCCCCGCGATGCGGAGGAGCGGCGGCGTGCTTTCGGCCATCGCGGCTTCAGCGACCGGTCTTGAGGCTGGTCCAGGCGCGGGTCAGCGACCGGTCGTAGCGCGCCGATTTCGGAACGGCCGAGAACATCTTCTGGAGCGTCGCCTCGGGCGGATAGATGCCGGGATCCTCGCGCACCTCGTCCGAGACGAGCGGCGTCGCCTCGCGGTTGGCATTGGCGTAATAGACCGCGTCCGAGATCGCGGCGGTCACCTGCGGCTGGAGGAAATAATCGATGAAGGCATAGGCCGCATCGGGGTTCGGCGCATCGGCGGGGATCACCATCATGTCGAAGCCCAGCTGACCGCCCTCGGCGGGGATGACATATCGGATATCGACGCCGTTACCGGCCTCGGACGCGCGATCCTTGGCCTGAAGGATGTCGCCGGAATACCCGACGGCGAGGCAGATGTCGCCATTGGCCAGATCATTGATATATTGGGAGGAATGGAAGTACCGGATATGCGGGCGGATGCCTTGCAGAAGCTCCATCGCCCGGTCCAGATCGGCGGTATCCTCGGAATTGGGATCGAGTTCGAGGTAGTTGAGCGCGGCCCCCACGATCTCCGACGGGCTGTCGAGGAGCGCAATCCCGCAATCCTCGAGCGCGGCGGCATTCTCGGGGTCGAAGATCAGCGACCAGCTGTCGAGATCCGCATCGGGCAGACGTTCGGTCACCATGTCGACGTTGTAGCCGGGACCGACCGAATACATCATGTAGGGGATGCCGTAGGTGTTGTCGGGGTCGTTGCCCGACACGATGCGCAGGATCTCGGGATCGAGATTGCCGTAATTCCCGATGCGCTCCTTGTCGATCTCCTGAAAGACGCCGGCCTGTGCCTGTCGCGCCATGAATTCGAGCGAGGGCACCACGAGGTCGTAGCCCGTATTGCCGGTCAGCATCCGCGCCTCGACGACCTCGTTGGAATCGAAGACGTCGTAATTGACGTCGATCCCGGTCTCGGATTCGAAGTTCGGGATCGTGTCCTCGGCGATGTAGTCCGACCAGTTGTAGAAGTTGAGCGTATCCTGAGCATGGGCCGCGAGCGGAGCTGCGAGAACCAGTAGGGCCGTGGAGATCGTCCGGGTCATTGGGGATGTCCTTGCGTGAAGAATACTATGCACCGAGGCGGTCGCGAAGGGCGTACCACCAGGATCCGAGGACGGAATAGGGAACGCGGAAGCCCTGCCCGCCGGGAAAGGGCAGCCAGGGCAGGCCCGCGAACGTGTCGAAGCGGCCCAGATCGCCATGGATCGCCTCCGAGAGGATCCGGCCGAAGAGATGCGATCCCGAGACGCCGTGGCCGGAATAGCCATGCGCGAAATAGGTGTTCGAGCCGATCCGCCCGAGTTGCGGCACGCGCGTGAAGCTGAGCGCGAAGTTGCCCGACCAGGCATGGTCGATCCGCGTGTTCCTGAGCTGCGGAAAGACCCGGTCCATCGAGCGGACGAGCTTGCGCTTGATGTCCTTCGGGTCGGTGCCGCCATAGACCGTGCCGCCGCCGAAGAGCAGCCGGTGATCGGCCGACATGCGGTAATAGTCGAGGATATAGCGCACGTCCTCGACGCAGGTGCCTGCGGGCATCAGGGCTCTGGCCTGCGCCTCGCCCAGC of Palleronia sp. LCG004 contains these proteins:
- the modB gene encoding molybdate ABC transporter permease subunit, encoding MTDWLGPEEWRAVALSLKVAFWATLGSLPFGILTAYALARWSFPGKQLLNGLVHLPLVLPPVVTGYLLLLTFGRTGWLGGWLAEIGIVFAFRWTGAALAAAIMAFPLMVRAIRLSIEAVDAKLEQAGATLGASPAWVFATLTLPLVLPGIVAGAILAFAKAMGEFGATITFVSNIPGETRTIPTAIYAFLQVPGGEGSALRLVVVSVVVAMGALFLSELVGRRIADRIGGR
- a CDS encoding CAP domain-containing protein, whose protein sequence is MTHRIALVVMLLALAGCVVAPAHVQLDRAKVVTRGAIPKGGLDVNAYRRQAGLSPIARSSRLDAAARRHASDMARRGFFAHHGSDGSTHTLRIRAQGCGGGAENIAEGPYDARSVMSAWMGSAGHRRNILLPAVTHYGLANVGDKWVMTLSRDCP
- a CDS encoding ABC transporter permease subunit yields the protein MRRLVAAIPLVWLGLFFLVPLLVLVKISVSEPAIAQPPYLPLFDWADGILTATLNLGNYIFLWEDPLYLLSYLSSARIAGISTLITLLVGYPMAYVIARAPVSRRNLLLTLVILPFWTSFLLRVYAWIGLLKGNGTLNGFLLWTGLIDAPLVLIPTDFAVYLGIVYTYLPFMILPLYASLSRLDTALLEASADLGARPFTSFLTVTLPLSLPGIVAGCMLVFIPALGEYVIPALLGGPDTLMIGSVLWNEFFLNRDWPVAASVAIVMVVVLALPIAILRRTQAREVE
- the modA gene encoding molybdate ABC transporter substrate-binding protein translates to MPVSRPRVAAIACICAALGISAALADEVTVFAAASLTNAMEEIEPRFEEATGHDLVVSLAGSSALARQILAGAPADVFISANALWMDEVEKAGLVAEGTRTDLLGNSIVLVAHGEGASKVDLGPGTDLAGLLGDGYLAMALVDAVPAGIYGRAALEDLGLWDDVETRVAQSDNVRTALRLVATGEAPFGIVYATDAAAENGVSVVGTFPEGTHPPILYPVAGIAGRESAAATGFLDFLSGPEARAAFERQGFVVLGE
- a CDS encoding ABC transporter permease subunit, which codes for MKRSPVLLAITTLGFLFLYAPILSLVIYSFNESRLVTVWSGFSTRWYGALLEDPQILDAAWISLQLGVAAATIATIVGLLASFALTRHGRFRGRFLLGGMATAPLVMPEVIIGLSLLLLFVGMENLVGWPAGRGFTTIVIAHATFGAAFATVVIQARMGTLDRAQEEAAADLGARPLRVFLDVTLPGLAPALISAWLLAFTLSLDDVVIASFVSGPGASTLPMVIFSKVRLGVSPEVNALATIVILIVSVAVGIAAWQSAKR
- the modC gene encoding molybdenum ABC transporter ATP-binding protein — encoded protein: MLEIRLRHAFSDFTLDVDFASGPGVTVLFGRSGSGKTTIAQALAGLLTPDEGRIAIGGETLLDTAKGIRLAPHRRRIGYVFQEARLFPHLTVSQNLRFGAWFAPKNAPREEMGRVVEMLGIGHLLTRRPGALSGGEKSRVSLGRALLSAPRVILADEPLAALDDARKAEILPYFERLRDEARVPILYVSHSASEVARLATTVVALRDGRVIEHGTPGEVLSNPGVLPNGPREVGSIVRARIVAHHDDGLTELDASGIALFLPRVDHPTGTWLRVRIAAHDVILSRHRLSGISALNVFEGRVEEIRIGDGPGALVVLVTAAGRILARITQRSVRALDLAPGIVAHAAVKSVAVASADIGFDGRG